The DNA window TGGAATCTCTCAGCGGCATAATACCAATTTTCTCTTCATATAAACCTTGCGCAATTAAAATGTGCTTCGAAAAATATCGTTGCCCAATTCGACATGTCTGTGACTCAGAGATGTTGGGGGAGACCTAAATCGAAGCACTGAGGGCTGAAGGCTTTGAAGCACAAAAGAAGCAACGATTCGCATCGGAATCATGCTCTTGTGTTTCCGGAGACCTTAGTTGACACTAAAATCTCTTAAACATCGAATAAGTAGACGATATTTTTAGAACAAGAAGGCCATGGTTGGCacattaaatctctaataaattttcttctcttttttatgaTGGGGATCTAGCAATGAGTCACAATTTAGCGCACCTAAAACTCCCCAAAAGTGGGGGAAACTAACCAGAAAGCCTCTAAGTTTCAGGAGACAGATTATAGTATATCTGAGAGGGAGTAAACGCGGGTGCTTAGGGTTCTTCTGGTTTAGCGGTGTAGACTGTAGAGGGGAGAGAGACACTCACCTCGGTAGTCGACGCCGGAGTtgagcttgacgacgacggggcGTCCCCTGATCGACTTGAGGAAGTCCGAGGGCGTCTTcaccgcccctccgccgccgccgccggtgctcaTCTCTCTCGCTGTCGCCGCGTGCGTGTAGAGTTGGGGTTGGGTgggtgagaaagagagagagacgccGCGAGGAGGGAGGGGTTTGGTTTGGTTAGGTTTTGTTGCTTTGGGCCTCTCCTTGCCTTTCAGTGATGGGCCGGGCCTTGGGGGCTGGGTTGCTCGCTCGTTTGCTCCCTTCGTCTGATCCTGACCGTTTGCTTGCGCCCGATCCAACGGTTGAGATGTGCTCCTATTATAAAGACTTTCACCATGATATAttatacatactccctccgtactcgtaaaggaagtcgtttagaacaatgtttaagtcaaaccttgggaatataaatcatgaataactctcaagttgttgagtttgaaaatataaattttatataaatagatttgtcttgaaaaatactttcataaaagtatacatatatcacttttcaacaaatatttttatagaaacaagaagttaaagttgtgtctTGGAGATCGTGTCGCTAtccaaaacgacttcttttacgagtacagagggagtacaaggtaaaatttgctacaggatactcaaagtttgtgtaatttgctgGCAGACATAAAAAAACCATGTCACAGATGAAAGACGCTCTTaaaaactggtaatttgctGGATGATACTTTCGGctcaattggagagagaaattcTTCAAAAAGACAAGAATGGTCAAAAGCTTTTGAGCTGAGACTAGAGCGAAGATAAAATATAATGTATACTAGTGATGTATTTGGGGTGATAGCAAATTTAAAGTTGCATAATTTCGTAGTTTTTTACTTTAAAATCATGTTTGAAGCATTTGGTCTGAGGGGCAATCTAGTCTTTCTTAAGAATTTATCAATCCAATTGACTCGAAAGTGCCCTCTAGCAAATTATTAGTTTTTTGGGATGTTTTTCTGCCATGACACGTTTTTTCAATGTCTTTCAGTAAATTACACAAAATTTAGGTGttctatagcaaaatttgtctACATCCAAACTAGTATGActagcacccatacaaaattatctaatttttttacacatatttttattcaaatttagttaaatGGTTTTCTCAATGTAAAAGTCAAACATTACCATCATcggattttcaatttttaaaagtcataCCAGCCAATACTCCTTATAGATAgccataaggcccgaggcccaACGGTCCGGCCCAAGGCACGGcatttggcccggcccaagcacggcacgacCCGACTGGGGGGTCGTGCCCGTGCCGACCCAGCCCGACCTTTGGGCCGTGCCTAGGCTTCCCCACCGGCACGATGGGCCGACACAGCCAGGCCTGATACGAAGTTTAGGGATGCACATTAGACTTATTTTCAATCATATATAAGGCACGACACAAAGAATAGAGAGCAATAGACAGGTTGATTCTTCTTGGGTCATGCCTAGCCTGTGCCTAGGCCGGGCCGAATGGCCATCTATACTACTTACTTTTTTCCCCTGTACTTTACTTGCTTACATGTCCGCTACGACTTCTATTAATTCTAATTAGAACCTTTAAGCATCGAACTTCAATGTCGGGGACAAGCTCTCGAACATCGAGCTCGAGGCGAATGAGAAGGCTTTGCTGGAGGCGACGCTCATGGAGGCCcacagggagagggagaagagtaTCCTCAAGGGGAATAGGAACTGCTGCCTGCCATCACCAGCCCACTCCAATATCGCTGCTGGCACCATCGACGAGGAGACatgcaactcttttttttataaatttggttaaactaaaatagtttgattagaaaaaagtcATAGCAACCTTTAATATGAAACGATGGGAGTATCTTCTATTCATGGCATCAACGAAATGTCCGTGTAGTAGAACAGGGATGAAAGGGAGGaggatgagaaaaaaatagaccGTGGTGGATAATTTTTGTCATATGATTTATAAACACGATAGATTAATATCTATTAATATGTATTATATCACTCTataaagatagattaatatgtattATATCACTCTATAAAGATACTCTATAAAGatgtaaattaaaatttaacttacgCAAGTTGtagaagaaaaaacaacaaattcGACATCGTAGAATCAACGTAGCAGTATGACGGGGTTTTGTACAATTTTAACCAACTCAAACAAACTTTAATGTCCAAGCGATTCAAATTCGAAGAGGAAATTTATGAGATTTACTTCCAATGCTGCAGTTCTGCGAATACAGTTAAaattgatttgaaaaaaatcgCTTGCTACTTTATACTCTACTGTACCATGTACCAATTTGCACGGCAGAATTCGAGACGATAAATCATCGTACTACATATAGGTATAAAGAATATCATAAGACGCACAGTCTTGTTGAAAGTAAACCATCTCCAACGCATCTGTCTGATCAATGATCATTGTGCAAGCATAAACCATTTGCCAATCTGATTTATTGATATTTAGGAGTTAGGACCAACACAACACATTGGCCTAAATTACCAGCTTATTATCCAAGATAATAACTACAAGAGCACATATCAGGGCAAAAGTACTAAAATCAAAGTCTCTTAACGGCTCACATCTTTGAACATAATTAAGACAAATCGTAAGCTAGGTGTTCGTCCCAAATCAGGATCATGTCCGGCGACCACCACCGTCGACGATAATGTCCTTGAAAGCGCCATTGCTGGGGATCATCGGCAGCACGTGCTCCTGGTGAGGCACGACGACGTCCAGCAAGTACGGCCCCGGCGCCGCCATCAtctcctcgacggcggcgcggacctCGCCCTTCCTCGTCACGCGGGCCGCCGGGATGCCGAAGCCTCCGGCGATCGCCACGAAGTCCGGAtacacctcgccgccgccgttcgccgccgggTTGCCGAGGTAGGTGTGCGCCCGGTTGGCGTCGTAGAACCTGTCCTCCCACTGCACCACCATGCCCAGGTGCTGGTTGTTCAGCACCATCACCTTCACCGGCAGGTTCTCGACGCGGACCATGGCGAGCTCCTGGATGTTCATTAGGaggctgccgtcgccgtcgatgtCGACCACGGTGGCGCCCGGGTTGgccaccgcggcgccggcggcggccggcaggcCGAAGCCCATGGCGCCCAGCCCGGCGGACGAGAGCCACTGCCTGGGCCTCCTGAAGGTGTAGTGCTGCGTCGCCCACATCTGGTGCTGCCCGACGCCCGTGGCGACGATGGCTTCCCCGTTGGTCACCTCGTCGAGCACCTGGATGGCGTACTGCGGCGGGATCTCCTCGCCGAACGTTCTGTAGCCCAGTGGGAACTcggccttcttcttctccagctcCGACCGCCACGCGCTGAAATCGAGGTTCTTGCGCTGTTGTTGTTCCAGCGTGGCGTTCATGCCCTGCAGGGCGAGCTTGACGTCGGCGCAGATGGAGACGTGCGGCTGCTTGTTCTTCCCGAGCTCCGACGGGTCGATGTCGACGTGCACGATCTTGGCCCTGCTCGCGAAGGCCTCGACTTTGCCGGTGACGCGGTCGTCGAAGCGCACGccgagcgcgaggaggaggtcggcgttGTCGACGGCGTAGTTGGCGTACACAGTGCCATGCATCCCGAGCATACGCAGCGAGAGCGGGTCGTCGCTGGGGAAGTTCCCGATGCCCATGAGGGTGGTCGTCACCGGGATGCCCGTCAGCTCCACGAAGCGCCGCAGCTCGTCGCCCGACGCGGAGCACCCGCCGCCGACGTAGAGGACGGGTCTCtcggcgtcgccgacgaggcggaTGACTTCGTCGAGCAGgttggcggccggcggcttcgGCAGCCGGGAGATGTACCCCGGGAGGCGCATCGGCGCGTCCCAGGACGGCACGGCCATCTGCTGCTGGATGTCCTTGGGGATGTCGACGAGCACCGGGCCGGGGCGACCCGTGGTGGCGAGGAAGAAGGCCTCGTTGATGACGCGGGggatgtcgtcgacgtcgaGGATTAGGTAGTTGTGCTTGGTGATGGAGCGGGTGAGCTCGACGATGGGCGTCTCCTGGAACGCGTCGGTGCCGATCATGCGGCGCGGGACCTGCCCCGTGATGGCGACGAGCGGGACGGAGTCGAGGTGGGCGTCGGCGAGCGCGGACACGAGGTTGGTGGCGCCCGGGCCGGAGGTGGCGACGCAGACGCCGGGCCGCCCCGACGAGCGCGCGTACCCGGACGCCGCGAAGGCCTCCCCCTGCTCGTGGCGGAGCAGGTGGTTGCGGATGGCCGGCGACCGCGTCAGCGCCTGGTGGATCTCCATCGACGCGCCGCCCGGGTACGCGAACACGTCGCGGACGCCGCACCGCTCCAGCGCCTCCACGAGGATGTCCGCGCCCTTCCGCCGCTCCGTCGGCCCCCACCTCCGTTGTAGCGGCTCGGCGGCCTGaggcggctgtggcggcggcggctgggagcGCGTGGTGGTCGTGGTCGTGGTCGTGGCAGGGCGGGTCGACACCGACACCGTCGAGCACCCCACGCGCGTCgcgtggtggcggaggcggagacggtggacgggggcgcgaggcggccggATGCCGCGCGGTTCGGGCGCGGCtgtagcagcggcggcggcggcggcgagggaggcgggtgtcgtggccatggcggcgtcgcGTTCGCGTCGCGTCGCAGCGTGCGAGAGGGAgacaaggatgatgatgatgatgacactgggcgggcgcggcggctgggAACTGACGTGTATTTAGGCACGGGAGATCGATCAGTGACGTAGTGGGGGTAGAGTGTGCGCGGGACCCACTCGCAGTGACACGGGGTCAAATGTGGGGACACGTAGACGCGCGCGTGGAGCACATGGTACGGCGATAAAAACCGCGGGTTATTTTTGCCTTTTGTCGCGCACTGCCGCGgcttggagttttttttttttccaaaaggtGCAACACAAGTACAACTATTCTCTAATAAGAAGGCACACGTATAAAACTTATCCCGAGTAGCATCTCTAAAAACTACTAGATGGGTATATTTTGAGATTTACAAAATTAGTATAGATGTTCTAGATATATCATCTATATTACTAAAAAGTAGTTAGTCGTAAATATAAATACATGtgttaaagtttaaaatttaaatccaaacaaatatattttatcacAAAATCTAACAGTTAAAATACGCTTACTTAATTTCATGTCGTGgcttggagttttttttttttttttgaagacagTGGCTTGGAGTTGGAGGGGTGGCCTCATCGGAGGGGCCAAGGGGCGCGTCTGCTTTAATTTTTCTTAGTATCGCATGTATCTCGAGAGATTGAAAGGCATCATCTGCACTTGCTAATAAACCGCTGCCGGACCACGGttaatcattattttttatgacCTTAAACTATTGCCCAAGAATAACTTAACACAAGACGGAGCACTAGTACTGTGTACAGGGGAGGAGCTGTTAGCTAGTGTCAGACCATCACTCACcctaaataaaaattaagacTTCCGAGGATGACTTGGTACTACACTATAGTATCATGTGGAATGTGTAAGTGCCTGATTGGTTGTCATCCAGGAGCAAAAATAATTAACTTGACTAGACCTTGTTTGTGGTTGATATATTATACTGAGACCACGTTTGCCTTGGGTGGTGCATGGGCTCCAGCAAAAATGCAGTTGCAATGTTATTCTATTTGCAGCAGGGCTCATTTTCTTGTCATTACACAACCACAGATCTATCACAGTTGGTTCATAACGGGCATTTGGGTTTGCAGGTTCCGCCTACCGGTCTAGGCCTAttctgatgttttttttttttaaagtagtatTGTCTTCACGTGAATcagtgctaattaattaagtactgcACCACCTCACTGTGTCTTATTTGCTTACATCTTATTTACCTGTGTTCATTCGGTGAAACTTTATGATGGTTGACAGGGACGGATGGAAGAGGATTAGGATAGGTGGCTGTGTTATTACGTCAAGAGATTATATAAGGGAATTCTTAATTTTATATCGACTGGAATTGTCAGAAATTTCAGTCCCCTTTCAACCTTGCGCTGCAAATGAAGAGGGAGAAGGGATGGAGAAGAGAGGAACATGACTGACAGGTGATAGATCCGTGATGGTAGCGGCAGCGACCACATACCCGAGGGTCCTCTTCTCCAGTGACGGTGTGACGGTGATGATGAGATTAGAGTTTAGGGTTTGGGAttgggtgggggtgggagggggctATGGAAGGGGGAAGAGGGAGGATCCCTGTGGCTTAGAGGATCGATCTTGGCCTTGGGCTGCGACAAGTGGACAGCGAGGCTATAGGGGTGTCACTGAAGCCGTGGGGTgtgtagggatggcaacggggcggggcggggccgggttgggctggaacggcCCCGCCCCGACCCTCGAACTCTCCACCCGcccccggccccggccccgaGTTGGCATGCGGGTGGAAATCATCCCCCACCCCTGACCCCACGGGGCCCTGCAGTAAGTAGCAACTCTATCCATTCAGCCAAAAGAAAGCAAGACAATCTGATGTTTAGCAAGGAAAATATTGTACATACTTCATACATGTGACACATCGATCATAAAATAGCATcatcaaaattcagaaaaaacaaaaaaaaaattatcatccATCAGATTAAGGATGGCATCAGATCATcaacaaaaatcatgttctaatTAGGGATGGCATCAGATCGGAAATTAGCGATGAAAGAACACAGAAATATAGATCAAGAAATACCTCTCGGAGTCTCTAAATCCTTCTCTCGACGTGCGTCAGTGCGTCACACTGTCTCAGGCCCTGCGCTTCTGCGCTGCatggccgccgcgcctcctctgCCTGGCCGCCGcatgtgctgcgccgtcgcgaCGCAACGCCCTGCCCCGCCGCACTGCCGCGCCTCTGCGCCGCtggaagagaggggaaaggaggGGACAGGACGATGGAGAGGGCAGCCGGAGGGGAGTGGACAGCGGAGAGCCGGAGAGGGTGAGCCGGCCGGCGAGATCTGCGGCCGCCTGCTGCCAGAGTCGCATGTGTCAGGGTGTGTCTGTGTGTGGCTGTGTGCAGGCCGTGCGACGCGATGGAGGGGTTGGGGAAGGGAGCCGAGTCAAGGTGCTAGGGTTAGGTCTGCTGGTTTACTAGGAGATGGGCATTTTGGGCCTCCGATGGGCTACGATTTAAGAGGTAATATACCCCACAGGGACCCGCGGGTCACCCGCGGGTGGATTTTTCCCCGTCCCCTCACCCGAAAAAATGCGGGGCCCTGCCCCGACGGACCCGTGGGGCAGAAATGCCACCCTCCCCCGCCCCCGTAGGGGCGAGTACCCGCAGGGGACCCGGCCCCCGcgggggaaattgccatccctagtggGGTGAAGGCTGGCGATAGGCTGGGTTGATGGTGGGGGGTAAGGGAGCCGTGGGGTTAGACGGTAAACAGCAGTGAATCTGGTGGCACGAGCTGTTGAAGACAGGGAA is part of the Oryza glaberrima chromosome 4, OglaRS2, whole genome shotgun sequence genome and encodes:
- the LOC127771277 gene encoding probable acetolactate synthase 2, chloroplastic — protein: MATTPASLAAAAAAATAAPEPRGIRPPRAPVHRLRLRHHATRVGCSTVSVSTRPATTTTTTTTRSQPPPPQPPQAAEPLQRRWGPTERRKGADILVEALERCGVRDVFAYPGGASMEIHQALTRSPAIRNHLLRHEQGEAFAASGYARSSGRPGVCVATSGPGATNLVSALADAHLDSVPLVAITGQVPRRMIGTDAFQETPIVELTRSITKHNYLILDVDDIPRVINEAFFLATTGRPGPVLVDIPKDIQQQMAVPSWDAPMRLPGYISRLPKPPAANLLDEVIRLVGDAERPVLYVGGGCSASGDELRRFVELTGIPVTTTLMGIGNFPSDDPLSLRMLGMHGTVYANYAVDNADLLLALGVRFDDRVTGKVEAFASRAKIVHVDIDPSELGKNKQPHVSICADVKLALQGMNATLEQQQRKNLDFSAWRSELEKKKAEFPLGYRTFGEEIPPQYAIQVLDEVTNGEAIVATGVGQHQMWATQHYTFRRPRQWLSSAGLGAMGFGLPAAAGAAVANPGATVVDIDGDGSLLMNIQELAMVRVENLPVKVMVLNNQHLGMVVQWEDRFYDANRAHTYLGNPAANGGGEVYPDFVAIAGGFGIPAARVTRKGEVRAAVEEMMAAPGPYLLDVVVPHQEHVLPMIPSNGAFKDIIVDGGGRRT